In Candidatus Binatota bacterium, a single window of DNA contains:
- a CDS encoding electron transfer flavoprotein subunit beta/FixA family protein — MRVVVCAREVLDPDAVSNYVLEGKLEIGEDGRSVVNASIPRLMNAYDEQALEAALRLKDNDESVTVDVVSLGSDSADILKHAAAMGADGIFHLAADPADLDCSAIGRLLGAWVGSSGGAQLVLCGRQASDDDQGVVPAVLAEALSLPLVTIARDVAVAGDGWRVIRATPDGDETVQVDGGAVVTISNELGDPRYPTMSNKMKARRRTAETVEPSSLGLSADELAPRVVMTSTSVPELHGQCEFIEGGSVDEQAAALVARLRQDEAIAGGSA, encoded by the coding sequence ATGAGAGTTGTAGTGTGTGCAAGGGAGGTGCTCGACCCCGACGCGGTGAGCAACTACGTGCTCGAGGGCAAGCTCGAGATCGGCGAGGACGGACGCAGCGTGGTCAACGCGAGCATCCCCCGTCTCATGAACGCTTACGACGAGCAGGCACTCGAAGCGGCGCTGCGACTCAAGGACAACGACGAGTCGGTGACGGTGGACGTCGTGAGCCTCGGTAGCGATTCGGCCGACATACTCAAGCACGCCGCCGCCATGGGCGCGGACGGCATCTTTCATCTCGCTGCCGATCCCGCCGATCTCGATTGCTCGGCCATAGGCCGACTGCTCGGCGCGTGGGTGGGCAGCAGCGGCGGGGCCCAGCTGGTTCTCTGTGGTCGCCAGGCCTCCGACGATGACCAGGGCGTGGTTCCGGCCGTGTTGGCCGAGGCGCTGTCGTTACCGCTGGTCACCATAGCCCGCGACGTGGCCGTGGCCGGCGACGGCTGGCGGGTGATACGCGCGACCCCCGACGGCGACGAGACCGTGCAGGTGGACGGTGGCGCGGTGGTCACCATATCCAACGAACTCGGCGACCCGCGGTACCCCACGATGTCAAACAAGATGAAAGCACGCCGGCGCACGGCCGAAACCGTGGAGCCCTCTTCGCTGGGACTGTCGGCCGATGAGCTGGCCCCCCGTGTCGTGATGACCAGCACTTCGGTGCCCGAGCTGCACGGCCAGTGCGAGTTCATAGAGGGTGGCAGTGTCGACGAGCAGGCCGCGGCCCTGGTCGCGCGCCTGCGCCAGGACGAGGCCATTGCCGGGGGGAGCGCCTGA
- a CDS encoding TetR/AcrR family transcriptional regulator, with product MAEKKLTAAARRAQLIDVGRGVFAERGYKGSSVEEIAERAKVSKPILYEHFGGKEGLYAVIVDREMEQVVSMITEAISSGSPRRRVERSALAFLTYVKDHPDGFAVLSHDTPTAEGRGRMASLLNDVAERVGDVFTATLKDAGYDPKHAPLYAHALVGMVTFVGQWWIDVKKPDVEKVAAHLAALIWMGLRHLPKDPTALSNN from the coding sequence ATGGCAGAAAAAAAACTCACGGCGGCCGCGCGGCGGGCGCAGCTCATCGACGTCGGGCGGGGTGTTTTTGCCGAGCGTGGCTACAAGGGCAGCTCGGTAGAAGAAATCGCCGAAAGGGCGAAGGTATCCAAGCCCATCCTCTACGAGCACTTCGGGGGCAAGGAAGGTCTGTACGCTGTCATCGTGGACCGCGAGATGGAGCAGGTGGTGTCGATGATCACCGAGGCGATCTCTTCGGGTTCCCCGCGTCGGCGTGTCGAACGCTCGGCGCTCGCGTTTCTGACCTACGTGAAGGACCACCCCGACGGCTTCGCCGTGCTTTCACACGACACGCCCACCGCCGAGGGCCGCGGGCGCATGGCCAGCCTGCTCAACGATGTAGCCGAGCGCGTGGGCGACGTGTTTACAGCCACCCTGAAAGACGCGGGCTACGACCCGAAACACGCGCCTCTCTACGCCCACGCGCTGGTCGGCATGGTGACCTTTGTCGGGCAGTGGTGGATCGATGTGAAGAAACCCGACGTGGAGAAGGTAGCCGCGCACCTGGCCGCGCTCATCTGGATGGGCCTGCGCCACCTGCCCAAGGATCCCACCGCGTTGTCGAACAACTAG
- the typA gene encoding translational GTPase TypA yields the protein MNVRNTAIIAHVDHGKTTLVDRLLQQGGALGEHQELVDRAMDSNDLERERGITILAKCTSVTWKDTRINIVDTPGHADFGGEVERILSMVDGVCVLVDAAEGPMPQTRFVVGKALRLGLKPLVVINKVDRPDQRAEEVLNEIFDLFAALEATDDQLDFPIVYASAKQGWAVHDLADERVDMSPLFELIVEHTPAPRLDDTGAFRMLATTLEYDPWLGRILTGRVESGTVRSNMAVKVLSLDGSMVETGRITKVLSFDGLQRNSLDSATAGDIVAIAGLEDATVADTICEPAVSQALPAQPVDPPTLAMSFAINDSPLAGKEGDKVTSRAIRERLWREAEGNVALRVSDTDDKTVFEVAGRGELQLGVLVEIMRREGYELSLGRPRVLYREDPDTGKLCEPVEEAVVDVDDNFTGVVVEKMAQRRGRMVEMQTSGGGKTRIVFHVPSRGLIGYHGEFLTDTRGTGVMHRLFHDWEPVAGDMPGRRCGTLVSMEQGQSVAYALWNLEERGPLFIGPGEKVYRGMIIGEHNKGSDLDVNPLKGKQLTNMRASGKDDAIQLTPPTRMTVEQAMSYVADDELVEVTPTSVRLRKRWLDPHERKRRGRSAPQAASAS from the coding sequence ATGAACGTAAGAAACACAGCCATCATCGCCCACGTCGACCACGGCAAAACCACGCTGGTGGACCGGCTGTTACAGCAGGGCGGCGCGCTCGGCGAACACCAGGAGCTGGTCGACCGCGCCATGGACAGCAACGACCTCGAGCGCGAACGCGGTATCACCATACTGGCCAAGTGCACGTCGGTAACCTGGAAGGACACCCGCATAAACATCGTTGACACGCCGGGCCACGCCGACTTCGGTGGCGAGGTGGAACGCATACTGAGCATGGTCGACGGCGTGTGCGTGCTCGTGGACGCTGCCGAGGGGCCCATGCCACAGACCCGTTTCGTGGTGGGCAAGGCGCTCAGGCTGGGGCTGAAACCGCTGGTCGTAATCAACAAGGTAGACCGCCCCGACCAGCGAGCTGAAGAAGTGCTCAACGAGATCTTCGATCTTTTCGCCGCCCTCGAGGCCACCGACGACCAGCTCGATTTTCCCATCGTCTACGCTTCGGCCAAGCAGGGTTGGGCCGTCCACGACCTCGCCGACGAGCGCGTGGACATGAGCCCGCTGTTTGAGCTCATAGTCGAGCACACACCCGCGCCGCGCCTGGACGATACAGGTGCGTTCCGCATGCTCGCCACCACCCTGGAGTACGACCCGTGGCTCGGGCGCATACTCACCGGGCGCGTGGAGTCGGGCACGGTGCGATCAAACATGGCGGTGAAGGTGCTCTCGCTCGACGGGAGCATGGTCGAGACTGGGCGCATAACCAAGGTGCTTTCGTTTGACGGCCTGCAGCGCAATTCGCTCGACAGCGCCACCGCGGGCGACATCGTGGCTATCGCCGGACTCGAGGACGCGACGGTGGCCGACACCATCTGCGAACCCGCCGTCAGCCAGGCACTGCCCGCCCAACCAGTTGACCCGCCCACGCTGGCCATGTCCTTTGCCATCAACGACTCGCCGCTGGCCGGCAAGGAAGGCGACAAGGTTACCAGCCGGGCCATACGCGAGCGCCTGTGGCGCGAGGCCGAGGGCAACGTAGCCTTGCGGGTGTCCGACACCGACGACAAGACGGTGTTCGAAGTAGCCGGCCGCGGCGAGCTGCAACTGGGCGTGCTCGTGGAAATCATGCGCCGCGAGGGCTACGAGCTTTCGCTCGGCCGGCCGCGCGTTCTCTACCGCGAGGATCCCGACACGGGCAAGCTCTGCGAACCAGTAGAAGAAGCCGTGGTCGACGTAGACGACAACTTTACCGGCGTGGTCGTCGAGAAGATGGCCCAGCGCCGCGGACGCATGGTCGAAATGCAGACCTCGGGTGGCGGTAAGACCAGGATCGTGTTCCACGTGCCATCGCGTGGCCTGATCGGCTACCACGGCGAATTTTTGACCGACACCCGGGGCACAGGCGTGATGCACCGCCTCTTCCACGACTGGGAGCCGGTGGCCGGCGATATGCCCGGCCGCCGTTGTGGCACCCTGGTGTCAATGGAGCAGGGGCAATCGGTTGCCTACGCGCTTTGGAACCTCGAGGAGCGCGGCCCACTGTTCATCGGCCCGGGCGAGAAAGTGTACCGCGGAATGATAATCGGCGAGCACAACAAGGGCAGCGACCTCGACGTAAACCCGCTCAAGGGCAAGCAGCTGACCAACATGCGCGCCTCGGGCAAAGACGACGCCATACAGCTCACGCCGCCCACGCGCATGACCGTCGAGCAGGCCATGAGCTACGTGGCCGACGACGAGCTCGTGGAGGTCACGCCGACCTCGGTCCGCCTGCGCAAGCGCTGGCTCGACCCGCACGAACGCAAGCGCCGCGGCAGATCGGCCCCGCAGGCCGCGAGCGCCTCCTAG
- a CDS encoding benzoylsuccinyl-CoA thiolase, translating into MPQATPVVEGLFIDTANGPRLTGSRCAGCDMPYLPVSAQCHNPDCDAPDLQPAEFGPWGVIWSLARQDYPPPAPVKFDEPYQPYAMAVVDLDDGLRVLGRVATDDPESVDVGQRVELIIDTLAHDEDGKELSTWKFRVVEQGAGA; encoded by the coding sequence TTGCCCCAAGCCACTCCAGTCGTAGAAGGATTGTTCATCGACACGGCCAACGGCCCGCGTCTTACCGGCTCGCGCTGCGCGGGCTGCGACATGCCCTACCTGCCCGTCTCGGCGCAGTGTCACAACCCTGACTGCGACGCGCCCGACCTGCAGCCGGCCGAGTTCGGTCCCTGGGGAGTCATCTGGAGTCTCGCGCGGCAGGACTACCCGCCGCCCGCGCCGGTCAAGTTCGATGAACCGTACCAGCCCTACGCCATGGCGGTGGTCGATCTCGACGACGGCCTGCGCGTGCTCGGCCGCGTGGCCACCGACGATCCCGAGTCGGTGGACGTGGGCCAGAGGGTAGAGTTGATCATAGACACGCTGGCCCACGACGAGGACGGCAAGGAACTCAGTACCTGGAAATTCAGGGTGGTAGAGCAGGGGGCGGGCGCTTGA
- a CDS encoding FAD-binding protein, translating to MTGQATAASGNWDHEVDLLVVGSGAGAMVAAMAAHDGGASTLIIEKTDEYGGNSAMSGGAMWIPCNSMMKEEGVADSRDEALAYLEAVTGGVVAREKLETYVDRAPEMLDWLHDNTHLRMECMLTYPDYYADAPGGKSGGRGLEPEHFDARRLGDEFYLLREPALQELVFGRMSMTATEAHHILARHKGWISMTMKMMGRYYADLKGRLRGKRDRCLSLGNALVAPLRLSLLDRELDLWLNTAMTELLVEDGRVVGVLAEREGKALRLRGRQGVLLAAGGFERNQEMRDRFLPSPSKVEWTTGSPGSTGDAIALGEKEGAALDLMEHAWWGPCTAVPGEWNARMLVIEKGLPHTIMVNRAGARFVNEASPYLDIVNAMYEQQRSGNDCVPAFMVFDSQYRAKYPCGPFLQSSQQPDWRLPKQLRDGYLYKADTVEGLAEQAGVDPAGLASTVSAFNDNAKRGVDPDFNRGDGLFDKFYGDEKVTPNPCLGALDKAPFYAIRAEAGELGTKGGLATDIHARVLREDGSPIDGLFAVGNNSASVMGTSYPGAGATIGPACTFGWLVGRAAAQRATQGDAAQGEAA from the coding sequence ATGACAGGACAGGCAACAGCAGCAAGTGGAAACTGGGATCACGAAGTCGACCTGCTCGTGGTGGGCAGCGGCGCCGGGGCGATGGTGGCGGCGATGGCCGCGCACGACGGTGGCGCGAGCACGCTGATCATTGAGAAGACCGACGAGTATGGTGGCAACTCGGCCATGTCGGGCGGTGCCATGTGGATTCCCTGCAACTCGATGATGAAGGAAGAAGGTGTGGCCGACTCGCGTGACGAGGCGCTGGCCTACCTTGAAGCTGTTACCGGCGGCGTGGTGGCGCGTGAAAAACTCGAGACCTATGTCGACCGTGCGCCCGAGATGCTCGACTGGCTGCACGACAACACTCACCTGCGCATGGAGTGCATGCTGACCTACCCTGACTACTACGCCGACGCGCCTGGCGGCAAGTCGGGTGGCCGTGGGCTGGAGCCTGAGCACTTTGATGCCCGCCGGCTGGGCGACGAGTTCTACCTCCTGCGCGAACCGGCACTGCAGGAGCTGGTGTTTGGGCGCATGTCGATGACGGCCACAGAGGCTCACCATATCCTGGCCCGTCACAAGGGCTGGATAAGCATGACCATGAAAATGATGGGGCGGTACTACGCTGACCTGAAAGGCCGGTTGCGCGGCAAACGCGACCGCTGCCTGTCGTTGGGCAACGCGCTGGTGGCGCCGCTCAGGCTGTCGCTGCTCGACCGCGAGCTTGATCTCTGGCTGAACACGGCGATGACCGAGTTGCTGGTCGAAGACGGCCGCGTGGTGGGTGTGTTGGCCGAGCGCGAAGGTAAGGCGCTGCGGTTGCGGGGCAGGCAGGGCGTGCTGCTGGCCGCCGGTGGTTTTGAACGCAACCAGGAAATGCGCGATCGTTTTCTACCTTCGCCCTCAAAGGTGGAGTGGACCACTGGCAGTCCCGGCAGCACGGGCGATGCCATAGCCCTGGGCGAGAAAGAAGGCGCGGCGCTCGACCTCATGGAGCACGCGTGGTGGGGGCCGTGTACTGCGGTACCCGGCGAGTGGAACGCCCGCATGCTGGTCATCGAAAAGGGCCTGCCGCACACCATCATGGTCAACCGCGCGGGCGCCCGTTTTGTGAACGAGGCGTCGCCCTATCTCGATATTGTCAACGCCATGTACGAGCAGCAACGCAGCGGCAACGACTGCGTGCCCGCGTTCATGGTCTTCGACTCCCAGTACCGTGCCAAGTATCCCTGCGGTCCTTTCCTGCAGTCATCGCAGCAGCCCGATTGGCGATTGCCCAAGCAGTTGCGCGACGGCTATCTCTACAAGGCCGACACGGTTGAGGGGTTGGCCGAGCAGGCCGGCGTTGATCCGGCGGGCCTGGCGTCTACGGTGTCGGCGTTTAACGACAACGCCAAGCGTGGCGTCGACCCCGACTTCAATCGCGGGGACGGACTGTTCGACAAGTTTTACGGCGACGAAAAGGTGACCCCCAACCCCTGCCTGGGTGCCTTGGACAAGGCACCGTTCTACGCCATACGCGCCGAGGCTGGCGAGCTGGGCACCAAGGGTGGACTGGCCACCGACATCCACGCGCGCGTACTGCGCGAGGACGGGTCACCGATAGACGGGCTGTTCGCGGTGGGCAACAACTCGGCTTCTGTCATGGGCACGAGCTACCCCGGGGCGGGCGCCACCATTGGCCCGGCCTGTACTTTTGGCTGGCTGGTGGGCAGGGCTGCCGCCCAGCGAGCCACCCAGGGCGATGCCGCCCAGGGCGAGGCCGCCTGA
- a CDS encoding electron transfer flavoprotein subunit alpha/FixB family protein gives MASRDVVLLSIDSGRDGLPSNALRLAAMGRRLADQRGGQLRWLVLGDLPAQLATLAGSYGVTAVDHADDDSLGGWAGDAQVNAAADYLGDRQGALLIVAQTFDSRCIVPRIAARLGCGVVMNVVDLNSDDDGLSLTAAAYGGDTRSGYRFEGDSTAVVALGDNVADAGPAGSQGEAPLETVSLDCGEPERVSVVERAVTEGPRLEDAEVIVAGGRGLQDAANLGLVEELATALGGVVGASRPIVDDGWIDRSQQVGLTGSITRPRLYIAAGISGASQHMVGCTSAKTLVAINIDPDAAVFRQCRYGLVGDCLELLPAITRAIKES, from the coding sequence ATGGCTTCGCGCGACGTAGTGCTGTTGAGCATCGACAGCGGCCGCGACGGGCTGCCGTCAAACGCGCTGCGGCTCGCCGCCATGGGCCGGCGATTGGCCGACCAACGCGGTGGGCAACTGCGCTGGCTGGTGCTGGGAGATCTTCCCGCGCAACTGGCGACGCTGGCGGGCAGCTACGGTGTCACCGCTGTTGACCACGCCGACGATGACTCGCTCGGTGGCTGGGCCGGTGATGCGCAGGTGAACGCGGCGGCCGACTATCTTGGCGACCGCCAGGGCGCGCTGCTTATCGTGGCCCAGACCTTTGACTCGCGCTGTATCGTGCCGCGCATCGCCGCGCGCCTGGGCTGCGGCGTGGTGATGAACGTGGTCGACCTGAACTCCGACGACGACGGCCTCTCGCTCACGGCCGCTGCTTATGGCGGTGACACGCGCTCGGGCTATCGTTTTGAAGGCGACTCCACCGCGGTGGTGGCGCTGGGCGACAACGTTGCCGACGCCGGGCCGGCCGGCTCGCAAGGAGAGGCGCCGCTGGAGACCGTTTCGCTTGATTGTGGCGAGCCCGAGAGGGTGAGCGTGGTGGAGCGCGCGGTCACCGAGGGCCCGCGTCTCGAAGACGCCGAGGTCATAGTGGCCGGAGGTCGTGGACTGCAGGACGCCGCCAACCTGGGGCTGGTAGAAGAGCTGGCCACTGCCCTGGGCGGCGTGGTGGGCGCGTCGAGGCCCATAGTGGACGACGGTTGGATAGACCGTTCGCAGCAGGTGGGGCTTACAGGAAGCATCACCAGGCCGCGCCTTTACATAGCCGCCGGTATTTCGGGCGCCAGCCAGCATATGGTCGGCTGCACTTCGGCCAAGACCCTGGTGGCCATTAACATAGACCCCGACGCGGCGGTGTTTCGCCAGTGCCGGTACGGGCTGGTGGGCGATTGCCTCGAGTTGTTGCCTGCCATCACCCGCGCGATCAAAGAAAGCTGA
- a CDS encoding acyl-CoA desaturase has protein sequence MYLLLCLTVFLAAYLVNTTTISLFYHRGLAHGALHLGPRLSRFVATFGVWITGLDPLGWVCMHRLHHDHSDTDKDPHSPVHQGLVGVLFGQLRSYERVLVGLARGEEHYSSRVADIDFPVSWINRRRLWLLPYLAHLGVALAIALPTGMWALAACYYLGMMSHPIEGWVVNSLGHAVGGRNFDTPDNSRNNHLAAWLIMGEGYQNNHHRFPASARFSYRLSEIDLGYGLCLLLEKLGVLGINRATLIPRGTAQTGLRA, from the coding sequence ATGTACCTATTACTGTGTTTAACCGTGTTCCTGGCCGCTTACCTGGTCAATACGACTACCATATCGCTGTTTTATCACCGCGGGCTGGCCCACGGAGCCCTGCACCTGGGCCCCCGGCTCAGCCGCTTTGTAGCCACCTTCGGTGTCTGGATCACCGGCTTGGATCCGCTTGGCTGGGTCTGCATGCACCGCCTTCATCACGACCACTCCGATACCGACAAAGACCCGCACAGCCCGGTGCACCAGGGCCTCGTGGGCGTGTTGTTCGGGCAGTTGCGGTCATACGAGCGCGTGCTGGTCGGGCTTGCCCGCGGGGAGGAGCATTACAGCTCAAGAGTTGCCGACATCGACTTCCCGGTGAGCTGGATCAACCGCAGGCGCCTCTGGCTGCTGCCTTATCTCGCCCACCTGGGCGTGGCGCTGGCGATCGCTTTGCCTACCGGCATGTGGGCGTTGGCGGCCTGCTACTACCTGGGGATGATGAGTCACCCGATCGAAGGGTGGGTTGTCAACTCGCTGGGCCACGCCGTGGGCGGGCGCAATTTCGACACGCCGGACAACTCGCGCAACAATCACCTTGCTGCCTGGCTGATAATGGGCGAAGGCTACCAGAACAACCACCACCGCTTTCCGGCTTCGGCTCGCTTCTCGTACCGTCTCTCGGAGATAGATCTCGGCTACGGCTTGTGCCTGTTGCTCGAGAAACTAGGTGTACTCGGCATCAACCGCGCGACGCTGATCCCGCGGGGTACCGCTCAAACCGGGCTGCGCGCCTAG
- a CDS encoding class A beta-lactamase-related serine hydrolase, whose translation MSLDNQKLAALVDRARREIDQGLLPSCQLAVGYEGEIVESLTLGDADDDTRFCIFSSSKPLLAAAAWALIGDGLLDVARPVVEWIPEFGSNGKDEVTLEQVMLHTSGFPSAPMGPPLWSTREGRLENFARWRLEWQPGSAFDYHATSAHWVLAEVLERVSGSDFRDLVEQRVTSPCGLPRLLGIAHDAQANLAPVTSVGEAANADELEAAFGMRELPESEVTEEMVQAFNLPDIRELGVPGAGGFARATDLAMFYQALLHDPAGAWNPAVLEDARANVRQNMKGLSTGVPACRTLGLVRAGETDPHLRGFGRTVSARAFGHGGAGGQVAWADPDTGLSFAYLTGGHDRHQVRQPRRVTALSSLAAVLRAD comes from the coding sequence ATGAGCTTGGACAATCAGAAACTGGCGGCGCTCGTCGACCGCGCGCGGCGCGAAATCGACCAGGGCCTGCTGCCGTCCTGCCAGTTGGCGGTGGGCTACGAGGGCGAGATCGTAGAATCGCTGACGCTTGGCGACGCCGACGACGACACGCGTTTCTGTATTTTTTCGTCCAGCAAGCCACTGCTCGCGGCCGCCGCCTGGGCGCTGATTGGCGACGGGCTGCTCGACGTCGCCAGGCCGGTGGTCGAGTGGATCCCCGAGTTCGGCAGCAACGGCAAAGACGAGGTAACCCTGGAACAGGTAATGCTGCACACCTCGGGGTTTCCCAGCGCACCCATGGGCCCGCCCCTCTGGAGCACGCGCGAGGGACGGCTCGAGAACTTCGCGCGCTGGCGCCTTGAGTGGCAACCGGGTTCGGCCTTCGACTACCACGCTACCTCGGCTCACTGGGTACTGGCCGAGGTACTCGAACGCGTGAGCGGCAGCGACTTTCGCGACCTCGTGGAGCAGCGAGTGACTTCGCCCTGCGGTCTGCCGCGCCTGCTAGGGATCGCCCATGACGCGCAAGCCAACTTGGCCCCGGTGACCTCGGTGGGCGAAGCGGCCAACGCCGACGAGCTCGAGGCTGCGTTCGGAATGCGCGAACTACCGGAAAGCGAAGTGACCGAGGAAATGGTGCAGGCCTTCAACCTGCCCGATATCCGCGAGCTGGGCGTTCCCGGCGCGGGTGGCTTTGCCCGGGCCACCGACCTGGCGATGTTTTACCAGGCCCTGCTGCACGACCCGGCCGGCGCCTGGAACCCGGCCGTACTCGAAGATGCTCGCGCCAACGTGCGCCAGAACATGAAGGGTCTCAGCACAGGCGTACCCGCCTGCCGCACGCTGGGCCTGGTGCGGGCAGGCGAAACCGACCCCCACTTGCGAGGCTTCGGGCGCACGGTTTCTGCGCGCGCCTTCGGCCACGGCGGTGCCGGTGGGCAGGTGGCCTGGGCCGACCCCGACACGGGGCTGTCGTTCGCCTACCTGACCGGCGGCCACGACCGCCACCAGGTCAGGCAGCCGCGCCGGGTTACGGCCCTGTCATCGCTTGCCGCGGTGCTGCGCGCCGACTGA
- a CDS encoding transporter gives MRDVAVIGLGMHPWGKFKDKSVGDLCRVAVDQALADAGVAWREIEAVAAASSRFSGGRGWGLNGNDVVDDLGNTGVPVYNLSAGCAAGGNAFNVGWSMVASGIHDVMLVVGGEKMPKGFIQTSGVEEVTDPEYLRQVCVGMPGPAFWGAMCRRRMAKHGTTEEQLARIAVKAHANSVHNEWARFRKEFTLEQVLGSAMVSYPLRLFEICPVSDGAAAVVICSADIARANSRRPVWVAGSAVATARFDDGIPRGLAGPVPAHGEAYHSEAALAVEKAMAMAGVKPAEVDFMELQDNTVFYELSFPEEWGFCKPGEAEGLMEAGETTPTGSMPINPSGGFQSFGEATTAQGIWQVCELVTQLRGDGGGRQVPGAGVGLAQALGLGGNGSAVVMRNER, from the coding sequence TTGAGAGACGTAGCGGTAATCGGCCTGGGGATGCACCCCTGGGGTAAGTTCAAGGACAAGTCGGTCGGGGATCTCTGCCGGGTGGCGGTAGACCAGGCGCTGGCCGACGCGGGCGTGGCGTGGCGCGAGATCGAGGCCGTGGCTGCGGCCAGCTCGCGATTTTCAGGTGGCCGCGGCTGGGGCCTGAACGGCAACGACGTAGTCGACGATCTCGGCAACACCGGCGTGCCGGTCTACAACCTGTCGGCGGGCTGCGCCGCGGGCGGCAACGCGTTCAACGTGGGTTGGTCGATGGTGGCCAGCGGCATACACGACGTGATGCTGGTGGTGGGTGGCGAAAAAATGCCCAAGGGCTTTATCCAGACCTCGGGCGTCGAGGAGGTCACCGACCCCGAGTACTTGCGCCAGGTCTGCGTGGGAATGCCGGGCCCGGCCTTCTGGGGCGCCATGTGTAGGCGCCGCATGGCCAAGCACGGCACCACCGAGGAGCAGTTGGCCAGGATAGCCGTCAAGGCCCACGCCAACTCGGTTCACAACGAGTGGGCGCGCTTTCGCAAGGAGTTCACCCTGGAGCAGGTGCTGGGCTCGGCCATGGTGAGTTACCCGCTGCGGCTTTTCGAAATCTGCCCGGTGAGCGACGGTGCGGCTGCCGTGGTGATCTGCTCGGCCGATATCGCTCGCGCCAACAGCCGACGCCCGGTATGGGTGGCGGGCAGCGCAGTGGCGACCGCCCGCTTCGACGACGGTATTCCGCGTGGCCTGGCCGGCCCGGTGCCGGCGCACGGCGAGGCCTACCACAGCGAAGCCGCGCTGGCGGTCGAAAAAGCCATGGCCATGGCAGGTGTGAAACCAGCCGAGGTGGATTTCATGGAGCTGCAAGACAACACGGTCTTCTACGAGCTCAGTTTTCCCGAGGAGTGGGGCTTTTGTAAACCCGGCGAGGCCGAGGGGTTGATGGAGGCTGGCGAGACCACCCCCACCGGCAGCATGCCGATCAATCCCAGTGGCGGCTTCCAGAGTTTTGGTGAGGCCACCACTGCGCAGGGTATATGGCAGGTCTGCGAGTTGGTGACCCAGTTGCGCGGGGACGGCGGTGGCCGCCAGGTGCCGGGGGCCGGGGTGGGCCTTGCCCAGGCGCTCGGACTGGGTGGCAATGGCAGCGCCGTGGTAATGAGAAACGAGCGATAA
- a CDS encoding TIGR03617 family F420-dependent LLM class oxidoreductase — MKMGFRVETGLLNPDKDQYAGDGGSMMNLAFIASEAARLESLGFDSIAVPEAGHDPFLALVVAAEHTERVELATNVAISFPRSPMVTAQMAWDLQQYSDGRFVLGLGTQVKGHNKFRYATAWDSPPGPRMREYLECLSAIYNAFAGADGPTTFEGEHYTFTMLPPFFNPGPIDHALPGLTIAAVNPYMCRLAGELCDGVRLHPIGTFSYQQEVVQPLLEKGAERAGRPADQINRIGAPFVAVGRNDEEIASAREALKQAISFYASTRTYHGILDHHGWQDAGAELHRLSKQGGWKEMPAIISDDMLDQWAITTSWDDFAVNMTERCRGVYDTVLVDFPPQLSRDEDHVRQVVADLKAA; from the coding sequence TTGAAGATGGGATTTCGCGTGGAAACGGGCTTGCTCAACCCCGACAAGGACCAGTACGCCGGCGACGGCGGTTCAATGATGAACCTGGCTTTCATAGCCTCCGAAGCCGCTCGGCTGGAATCGCTGGGCTTTGATTCAATAGCCGTACCCGAGGCGGGGCACGACCCGTTTCTCGCGCTGGTGGTGGCGGCCGAACACACCGAGCGCGTGGAGCTGGCCACCAACGTGGCCATTTCGTTTCCGCGCTCGCCGATGGTGACCGCGCAGATGGCCTGGGACCTGCAACAGTACTCCGACGGTCGCTTCGTGCTCGGCCTTGGCACGCAGGTAAAGGGGCACAACAAGTTTCGCTACGCCACCGCCTGGGACAGTCCGCCGGGCCCGCGCATGCGCGAGTACCTCGAGTGCCTGAGCGCGATCTACAACGCCTTTGCCGGGGCCGACGGTCCCACGACCTTTGAAGGTGAGCACTACACCTTCACCATGCTGCCGCCGTTCTTTAATCCTGGCCCCATTGACCACGCGTTGCCGGGGCTCACTATAGCAGCGGTCAATCCTTACATGTGCCGCCTGGCGGGGGAGTTGTGCGACGGCGTGCGCCTGCACCCCATAGGTACGTTTTCATACCAGCAGGAGGTCGTGCAGCCGTTGCTCGAAAAGGGCGCGGAGAGGGCCGGTCGACCGGCCGACCAGATCAACCGCATAGGCGCGCCCTTCGTGGCCGTTGGTCGCAACGACGAAGAGATCGCCTCGGCCCGCGAGGCGCTCAAGCAGGCCATATCCTTCTACGCGTCCACGCGCACCTACCACGGCATACTCGATCACCACGGCTGGCAGGACGCCGGCGCCGAGCTGCACCGCTTGTCCAAGCAGGGTGGCTGGAAAGAAATGCCGGCTATCATCAGCGACGACATGCTCGACCAGTGGGCCATCACCACCAGCTGGGACGACTTCGCCGTCAACATGACCGAGCGTTGCCGCGGAGTGTACGACACGGTGTTGGTGGATTTTCCGCCGCAGCTGTCGCGCGACGAAGACCACGTGCGGCAGGTAGTTGCCGACCTGAAAGCGGCCTAG